A genomic region of Papaver somniferum cultivar HN1 chromosome 7, ASM357369v1, whole genome shotgun sequence contains the following coding sequences:
- the LOC113295566 gene encoding uncharacterized protein LOC113295566 produces the protein MGETSDSSKNPNENKTVSFADLVKGKKPYMLNDSDLLSLPDASLYEKEPSLDLPLELTEEGEDKKRVWHGDYWTVQQQTLRVFNFYPNFDPERQNTSCASIWVSFPCLYIELWTKRILLSIAKILGKPIVIDQKILDHDVGNYADVLIDIDFAKPIPKRIRLKANGNDFWQYVEVQDLENIKFCTHCKFMGHKFENCLAARKILGNAVVDGKQVATVNNPKNKEEWKIKKTHAEVIISHVNHVDNINNIATRGGSQSRQECSYALSADVVVIAASNDQNKGNSFASNQEKETVDNKQLEEELNNSFIEYPEAH, from the exons ATGGGCGAAACTTCTGATTCTTCTAAGAATCCTAATGAGAATAAAACCGTgtcttttgctgatttggttaagggtaaaaaaccctatatgCTTAACGATTCTGATTTACTATCTCTACCTGATGCGTCTTTGTATGAAAAGGAACCATCTTTGGATTTACCTTTAGAACTTACAGAAGAAGGC GAAGACAAGAAACGAGTTTGGCATGGAGATTACTGGACGGTTCAACAACAAACTCTTAGGGTTTTTAACTTTTACCCTAATTTTGATCCAGAGAGGCAAAATACATCTTGCGCTTCTATTTGGGTTAGTTTCCCTTGCTTGTACATAGAATTATGGACAAAAAGGATTCTATTATCTATTGCAAAAATTCTTGGGAAGCCAATTGTTATAGATCAGAAAATTTtagatcatgatgttggaaactatgCTGATGtgcttattgatattgattttgctaaACCAATTCCTAAAAGAATTCGTTTGAAAGCTAATGGCAATGATTTTTGGCAATATGTTGAAGTTCAGGATTTGGAGAATATCAAGTTTTGCACACATTGTAAGTTTATGGGTCATAAATTTGAAAATTGTCTTGCTGCTCGCAAGATTTTAGGTAATGCAGTTGTGGATGGGAAACAGGTTGCTACAGTTAACAAtccaaaaaataaagaagaatggaaaattaagaaaactcatgCTGAAGTTATTATCTCCCATGTAAACCATGTAGATAACATCAACAACATTGCAACAAGGGGGGGTTCTCAGTCCAGGCAAGAGTGTTCTTATGCTCTTTCAGCTGATGTTGTTGTTATTGCAGCTAGTAATGATCAGAATAAGGGTAACAGTTTTGCTTCAAATCAAGAGAAAGAAACTGTTGATAATAAACAGTTAGAGGAAGAGCTTAATAACTCTTTTATAGAATATCCTGAAGCTCATTAG